In Nitrospirota bacterium, the DNA window AATGATAACCAAAGACCAAATAATAGATAAACTAAGTCAACAAAATCCCTGGCATTTTCTCTGGTTCGGCGTTTTCCTATCAGAAACCTGCACATTCATCATTTCTTTTACATTAAGCTATCTATTATGGGGCCACGTTTCACGAGAAGTATTAGTAATTGGCTTTCTGGATGCCTTATTCGTGTCATTACTTGTCGTTTCGATAGTCATTACTTCTGTCTCTAAAATAAGCAAGCTGCAACAGGAAATAAAAAGCCGTGAGGAAGCCGAGAAACATATGCGTTATTTAGCATACTATGACAATTTAACCAATCTGCCAAATCGAACATTCTTCAAAGAGTTGTTAAAACAGGCCATATCAAATGCACGACGGAGCAAGCTTATTTTTGCTCTATTATTTATTGATTTGGATGATTTCAAGCGCATTAATGATACACTCGGACATGATATGGGTGACAGGCTTTTACAGGCTGTATCAAACAGATTGCTTAAATCGTTCAGAAACTCAGATTTAATCGCACGGTTGGACGAAACAGAAAGCCAGGAGGCTGCGGCACGGTTGGGAGGGGATGAGTTCGTTTTAATATTGCATAACCTTGCACATATCCATGATGCAGGCAAAGCGGCCTCGCGTATATTAGATAGAATATCCAAGCCGTTTGATTTGGATGGACATGAGGTGTTTATAACCGCAAGTATAGGTATATCTATATATCCTCCTGACGGAGAAGAAATTACAGATCTTCTCAAAAACGCAGATGTTGCCATGTACCAGGCTAAGGAGAAAGGAAGAAATTCCTATCAGTATTACTCCAAATCCATGAATACCAAGGCCTTGGAATATCTCACTTTATCGAGCAAGCTTCATAAGGCGCTGGAGAATGGTGAATTCCTTCTCCACTACCAACCCCAGAAAAGCATTAAAGAAAATAAAATCACCGGTCTGGAAGCCCTCTTACGCTGGAAACCGGCTGACTCTGATTTCGTGCCGCCATCGCAGTTCATCCCACTACTGGAAGAGTCGGGCCTCATAATTCCGGTTGGCGAATGGGTATTGCGCACAGCATGCTTGCAAAATGCAGCCTGGCAGGCAGATGGTTACGAGCCGATTGTCATATCTGTAAACATATCAAATCGTCAGTTTAATCAAAAAAACTTGATAGATGTCGTAACCGGAGCTTTGCATAATGCCGATCTTAATCCTGAATACCTGGACATGGAAATAACCGAAAGCATGATCATGAAAGAACCGGAAGCTGCCATCGCCACTTTGCAGGAACTCAAAAATATGGGGATAAAAATTTCTATGGATGATTTTGGCACCGGGTATTCATCATTAAACTATTTAAGGTTCGTTCCTTTAAATGCTATAAAGATAGATCGCTCTTTCGTGATGAATCTTGCTGAAAGCCAAAGCAATGAAGCAATTATTGAGGCAATCATTGCCTTATCTCACAGCTTGGATTTAAATGTCGTCGCAGAAGGAGTGGAGACAGAGCAGCAACTGACATTTTTAAAATCACGTGGTTGTGACGTGGCGCAGGGTTATCTGTTGAGCAGACCCCTGCCGGCCGGGGAGGTTTCAAAATTCCTGACAAATAAAATGGAGGTTGTAGAATCGTTGTGACATTAGAACTTTAAAACCGGGTGGTCAGTGCGATTTCCATGGAACCACCGGTGTAATCCCGTGCACTTCGGACTTCGGGGAAGCGTCTCACTCCATCGTTTATGACAAAACCCTTCACCATCACCTCCACTTCAAGACCGGGCAGGAATTTCTTTGAGGCGCCTAATCTCATAGATAATTTTTCTCTCTCGCCGACATATAAATCTGAATCCGGTGCATAATCGTTCTTCGATATCCAGCGGCCCTGAAGAGATGAGTTCAGGGTTATACTGTCAGTTAGAAGATATCTGAAGGAAATGTCCCCTATCCACTCATCGCCCTGACTTTTATCAGCTTCTGTAATGATCCCCTCTGCACCATCCTGAAGTTTGTTTTTTCCTCTGTAAATACTCCGAAGGGTGAAGCTGCCATTCCATTTTGTCTCTGAATAATGGAGCCCTATACCAAGGAGCAGAAGATTACCTTCCCTGTAGACATCCCTGCCGTCCACTTTATCTGTTCCATACAGGGCGACGTTGCCAAAAAAACGACTGATCAAACGGGGTGAAAAGGAGTAGCGGATTTCAGCAGAGGTGTTAACAATATCTCCCGGATTATAATCCTTTGTGACCTCACTGTAATCATATGATCCCCTCATTGCATAACCGAGACCGACCCCGCCTGCCCAGTTCCCTACCTCCTTTGAAACCACCAGGGTTGGATTTAGATTAAATCCTTCTCCAAATTTACTGATGGAGATTAGATCCGGGTCCATGATGAGTTTTAAATCATCCTCTTGAAGACTGGTCTTTCCGGTGGGAAGATTGATATCAAAACCAACAAGGAGATCTACTGGAAGCATCCCGCTGAACTCGTATGTTGTGTTTATCTTCGTATCGAGAAGGTTGCTCAGAGACCTGCTTTCTCCAACCGATGGGTTGATGTGAGTAGTGGCGTATCCGGTAATAACGCTCATCGAGAACTGCTGATAACTCGATTCTATCTTTAAAGGGAGATAGACCTGGCTTGCCTTGTTGTCTTTATTATCATCCCACCAGTCATAATTAACTCCTGTATGAACCTTTATATCAGCCGCTCGAAGCGCACCGGCAGAGAATAAGATTACCACACAGGATAAGACACTGATTATAGTTTTCATATTGAAAATGCCTCAATCCTCACTCAACTACTATTGACATATCGTAAACGACGGCCTTCCTACACAGGCACTACCTGCGCACGTTTCATTATTTGATTCATTAGTTTCTGATATCGTATTATCAGGGTCTATGATAATTAAATAATAAGGATTGCCAGGGTTTGGAGCAGGTAGTTCCACTGGCACAGAGCTATTAGCTGCAATAGGATCAGTTGAAAAGACCTGACAGTATTCGAAACACCCATCACTACAGTTTTCATAAAAATAATATCCAAGGGCAGAACCTGCA includes these proteins:
- a CDS encoding EAL domain-containing protein produces the protein MSLLVVSIVITSVSKISKLQQEIKSREEAEKHMRYLAYYDNLTNLPNRTFFKELLKQAISNARRSKLIFALLFIDLDDFKRINDTLGHDMGDRLLQAVSNRLLKSFRNSDLIARLDETESQEAAARLGGDEFVLILHNLAHIHDAGKAASRILDRISKPFDLDGHEVFITASIGISIYPPDGEEITDLLKNADVAMYQAKEKGRNSYQYYSKSMNTKALEYLTLSSKLHKALENGEFLLHYQPQKSIKENKITGLEALLRWKPADSDFVPPSQFIPLLEESGLIIPVGEWVLRTACLQNAAWQADGYEPIVISVNISNRQFNQKNLIDVVTGALHNADLNPEYLDMEITESMIMKEPEAAIATLQELKNMGIKISMDDFGTGYSSLNYLRFVPLNAIKIDRSFVMNLAESQSNEAIIEAIIALSHSLDLNVVAEGVETEQQLTFLKSRGCDVAQGYLLSRPLPAGEVSKFLTNKMEVVESL